One Lepus europaeus isolate LE1 chromosome 4, mLepTim1.pri, whole genome shotgun sequence genomic window, caaCAACCTGGGTGGAAACGGCCCAAGTACTCaaggcatcctctgctgcctaccagggtgcattagcaggaagctggattagaagcgaaGTAGCCAGAACTCAGACCGGCATTCTGAGAGGAGACGCAGGTGTACcaatcagcagcttaacccattatgcaaTGAAGCCCACTGCCCCCgagttaatttttgtacatgGTATGACATTGGGATTCACTCCTTTAAATGTGGATATCtagttgtcccagcaccattagTCATTCATGTGAAACATCAACTAACTATAGATGTGGAAGTTATTTTTAGACTGTCAATTCCATTCCCATTGATCCATCTACTCTTATGCCAATACCACACTATTAATTACTGTAGCTCCATACTAAGTTTTGAGATTGGAAAGTGGGTCTTCCAAATTTGttccttttcaaaattgtttgggCTATTCTGGGTCCCTTGCAATTCTATAAGAGTTTTAGAATAAGCTTGTCAATTCATGCAAAGGGTCAGCCAGCGTTTTGGAAGGCATCGGGGTGAATCTGTAAACCAGTTTGGCAATTATTACCATGTTTACAACACTACGTTTTCTGATTCTTGGGGGATgccttttccatttatttaggtctttaatttgtTTCAATGGTGTGGTTTAGTGTTCAGAATATAAGTTTTGCACTTCTCTTGgtatgtttattctttttttaaaaaacttttatttaatgaatataaatttccaaagtacagcttatggattacaatggcttcccccctccataacttccctcccctttcccgctccctctccccttctgttcacatcaagattcattttcaattctctttatatacagaagatcagtttagtatatattaagtaaagatttccacagtttgccctcacatagcaacaccaagtgaaaaatactgttggggtactagttatagcattaaataacagtgtgcagcacattaaggacagagatcctacatgatttttttttaagaattgattaattttctatgcaatttccaatttaacaccaagttttttttttcattttcaattatctttatatacagaagatcgattcagtatatactaagtaaagatttcatcagtttgcacccacacagaaacacaaagtgtaaaaatactgtttcagtactagttatagcattacttcacactggacaacacattgaggacagatcccacatgagacgtaagtacacagtgactcctgttgttgatttaacaatctgacactcttgcTCTTCTGGGAAGCCGACAAGATGGCGGAAGTGGAACAGAAGAAGAAGCGGATGTTCCACAAGTTCACCTACCGCAGCGTGGACCTGGACCAGCTGCTGGACATGGCCTATGAGCAGCTCATGCAGCTGTACAGCGCGTGGCAGCGGTGGCGGCTGAGCCCGGGCCTGCGGCGGAAGCAGCACTCGCTCCTCAAGTGGCTGCGCAAGGCCAAGAAGGAGGCGCTGCCCATGGAGAAGCCGGAGGTGGTGAAGACACACCTGTGTGACATGATCATCCTGCCCGAGATGGTGGGCAGCATGGTGGGCGTGTACAACAGCAAGACGTTCAACCAGGTGGAGATCAAGCCTGAGATAATCGGCCACTACCTGGGTGAGTTCTCCATTACCTACAAGCCCGTGAAGCACGGCCGGCCGGGCATCAGCGCCACACACTCCTCCCGCTTCATCCCGCTCAAGTAGCCCCAATAAAGCGCGCTCCCcccgtggaaaaaaaaaaaatttgacactcttgtttatggcatcagtaatctccctaggctctagtcatgagttgccgaggatatggaagccttctgtgttcgccgacttcgatcttattccaacagggtcatagtcaaagtggaagttctctcctcccttcagagaaaggtacctccttctttgatggccccgttctttccactgggatctcactcgctgagatctttcatttaggtcttctttttttttttttttccagagtgtcttggctttccatgcctaaaatactctcatgggatcttgagccagacccgaatgccttaagggctgattctgaggccagagtgttatttaggacatctgccattctatgagtctgctgtgtctcccacttcccatattggatcgttctctccctttttggttctatcagttagtattagcagacactagtcttgtttgtgtg contains:
- the LOC133758321 gene encoding small ribosomal subunit protein uS19-like is translated as MAEVEQKKKRMFHKFTYRSVDLDQLLDMAYEQLMQLYSAWQRWRLSPGLRRKQHSLLKWLRKAKKEALPMEKPEVVKTHLCDMIILPEMVGSMVGVYNSKTFNQVEIKPEIIGHYLGEFSITYKPVKHGRPGISATHSSRFIPLK